One genomic window of Solanum dulcamara chromosome 10, daSolDulc1.2, whole genome shotgun sequence includes the following:
- the LOC129869767 gene encoding uncharacterized protein LOC129869767, whose translation MGGVEFEGIVDPTYAEHWLEQIERVFEQLECSDDAKFKAKPPVLTWNNFVKEFHKKYVPPSYHDAKKKQFLNLEQGISAALTWERIDKEQSGRNEHKFRKAYADSGGPSKKGENRSSSFTASTPSSRQGKTHITTCAQCGRNHFGTCRRASGACFNYGCFDRKVRDYPNPNPTCSLRTEGSVQKPFTTPSQGNRGARSRNTQETGAGVANPAGGSRAIARAYAMIQRDE comes from the exons atgggtggagttgagtttgaaggcatTGTTGACCCTACATATGCCGAGCATTGGTTGGAACAAATTGAAAGAGTGTTCGAGCAGTTAGAGTGTTCTGATGATGCCAAATTTAA GGCAAAACCTCCTGTTCTTACTTGGAATAattttgtgaaagaatttcATAAGAAGTATGTCCCACCATCTTATCATGATGCAAAGAAAAAACAGTTCTTAAATTTAGAGCAAGGAA tttcagcTGCTCTTACATGGGAAAGGATCGATAAGGAACAATCTGGTAGAAATGAACATAAGTTTAGGAAAGCTTATGCAGATTCGGGAGGTCCATCAAAAAAGGGGGAG AATAGATCAAGTTCCTTTACTGCTAGCACTCCAAGCTCTAGACAAGGCAAGACTCATATAACCACTTGTGCACAATGTGGAAGGAATCACTTTGGTACTTGTAGAAGAGCTTCTGGTGCTTGTTTTAATTATGGTTGCTTCGATCGTAAGGTGAGGGATTATCCTAATCCTAATCCCACTTGTTCTCTGCGTACTGAAGGCTCGGTTCAAAAACCTTTTACCACTCCCTCTCAAGGGAATAGAGGTGCAAGATCTAGAAACACACAAGAAACAGGTGCAGGTGTAGCCAATCCAGCTGGTGGGTCAAGAGCTATAGCACGAGCTTATGCGATGATACAGAGGGATGAGTAG